Proteins encoded in a region of the Magnetospirillum sp. genome:
- a CDS encoding aldo/keto reductase, translated as MKNRQDADSLGHGPYFVLGTVQLGLPYGIANKTGQPDSAQAEAILAAAFADGVRWLDTARAYGDSEARIATALRAWRGSHVSVATKLDPLAALDADSAVAEAEASVARSRATLGLARIDSLLLHRAAHRTAWGGAVWMALRRLRDAGQIGRLGVSVASPEELGAALDDADVSHVQLPFNVLDGRWAASGMIARLRAARPRVCVHVRSVLLQGLLADRPETAWPAIPDLDAVDIRRRLRAVAERTGYQSVGALAIGFARAQDWIDGIVIGAETPQQVGQLAGFFANPPPDCAALEAAQRSLPRVPDELLDPSRWPRQ; from the coding sequence ATGAAAAACAGGCAAGACGCTGACTCCTTGGGACACGGCCCGTATTTCGTGCTGGGCACCGTCCAACTTGGGCTGCCCTATGGCATTGCCAACAAAACGGGCCAACCCGACTCCGCGCAGGCTGAGGCGATTCTGGCGGCTGCCTTTGCGGACGGAGTACGATGGCTCGACACGGCGCGCGCCTACGGCGATTCAGAAGCGCGCATCGCGACGGCGCTGCGCGCGTGGCGCGGCAGCCACGTTTCGGTCGCGACAAAACTCGATCCGCTGGCCGCACTTGATGCCGATTCGGCCGTCGCAGAGGCCGAGGCGAGCGTCGCACGGTCGCGCGCGACGCTTGGGTTGGCGCGGATCGACAGCCTGCTTCTGCATCGCGCCGCACATCGTACTGCCTGGGGCGGTGCCGTTTGGATGGCGCTGCGCCGATTGCGCGACGCAGGCCAAATTGGCCGCCTCGGGGTCTCGGTCGCATCGCCCGAGGAACTCGGCGCCGCCCTCGACGATGCGGACGTTTCGCACGTGCAGCTTCCTTTCAATGTGCTCGATGGACGCTGGGCCGCGAGCGGCATGATCGCGCGGCTGCGGGCGGCACGTCCGCGCGTGTGCGTGCATGTGCGCAGCGTGCTGCTGCAAGGACTGCTCGCTGACCGACCGGAAACGGCTTGGCCCGCAATCCCCGATCTCGACGCAGTCGATATTCGCCGACGCCTGCGCGCCGTTGCGGAGCGCACGGGCTATCAGAGTGTCGGCGCGCTGGCGATCGGATTTGCGCGCGCGCAAGATTGGATCGACGGCATCGTGATTGGCGCTGAAACGCCGCAACAAGTCGGGCAGCTCGCCGGATTTTTTGCGAATCCGCCGCCGGATTGCGCCGCGCTGGAGGCCGCGCAACGCAGCCTTCCGCGCGTTCCAGACGAACTGTTGGATCCTTCGCGGTGGCCACGGCAATGA
- a CDS encoding acylneuraminate cytidylyltransferase family protein, producing the protein MMLAIVPARGGSKRLPGKNILPFGGHPLVAWSIALARTLPDTICVVSTDDAAIAKIAGACGAEIVMRPPELARDDSSTLDAMIHAGETVRKSGRDFADVMLLQPTCPVRPRDMVLQACAEYAAQPCDSLVAVSQRPLKIGTVEDGWYRPNYEFGAQSRLTSPTWYENGWLYLTTAETMFERRSLTGERVRAFEVPRPFDEVDIDTALDLALGERVLAETRARLGYAPR; encoded by the coding sequence ATGATGCTGGCGATTGTTCCGGCGCGCGGCGGCTCCAAAAGGTTGCCGGGCAAAAACATCCTTCCGTTCGGCGGCCATCCGTTGGTCGCCTGGTCGATCGCGCTTGCACGAACGCTGCCCGACACGATCTGCGTCGTCTCGACCGACGACGCTGCGATCGCAAAAATCGCCGGCGCCTGCGGTGCCGAAATCGTTATGCGTCCGCCTGAGCTTGCGCGCGACGACAGCTCGACGCTGGATGCGATGATCCATGCGGGCGAAACGGTGCGCAAAAGCGGGCGCGACTTTGCTGACGTGATGCTGCTGCAGCCGACCTGCCCGGTGCGCCCGCGCGATATGGTGCTGCAAGCGTGCGCCGAATACGCCGCCCAACCTTGCGACTCGCTCGTGGCGGTGAGCCAGCGTCCGCTCAAGATCGGCACGGTCGAAGACGGCTGGTATCGACCGAACTACGAATTCGGCGCGCAGTCGCGGCTGACCTCACCGACATGGTACGAAAACGGCTGGCTCTATCTGACGACAGCCGAAACGATGTTCGAGCGCAGAAGCCTAACCGGCGAGCGCGTGCGCGCATTCGAGGTGCCGCGACCGTTCGACGAAGTCGACATCGACACCGCGCTCGATCTGGCGCTTGGCGAGCGCGTGCTCGCCGAGACGCGCGCGCGCCTCGGCTACGCGCCCCGATGA